The following coding sequences are from one Arachis hypogaea cultivar Tifrunner chromosome 7, arahy.Tifrunner.gnm2.J5K5, whole genome shotgun sequence window:
- the LOC112703667 gene encoding putative pentatricopeptide repeat-containing protein At3g23330 codes for MKCKEIGQLLQLTHYSYASLLQTCIAGKALRPGKQLHARFFQLGVAYNQDLATKLVNLYSVCNSLRNAHQVFDRIPKQNLFLWNVLIRGYAWNGPHQAAISLFHQMLQYGLNPDNFTFPFVLKACSALSAIGEGRGIHECVIRTGWERDFFVGAALIDMYAKCGCLVEARHVFDKIVVRDAVLWNSMLAAYALNGHPDESLALCRYMVVTGVRPTEATLVTVISSSADIACLPHGKEIHGLAWRHGFQSNDKVKTALIDMYAKCGSVRVARALFEMLREKRVVSWNAIITGYAMHGLAKEALELFEVMRKEARPDLITFVGVLAACSRGRLLDEGQVFYDMMVRDYGINPTVQHYTCMVDLLGHCGKLEEAYDLIRHMSVRPDSGVWGALLNSCKIHGNVELAELALEKLIELDPDDSGNYVILANMYAKSGNWEGVTRLRQIMIDKGIKKNMACSWIEVKNKVYAFLSGDVSHPDCDAIYAELKRLEGLMREAGYVPDTGSVFHDVEEDEKTNMVCSHSERLAIAFGLISTPSGTRLLITKNLRICEDCHVAIKFISKITDREITVRDVNRYHHFKQGICSCGDYW; via the coding sequence ATGAAATGCAAAGAAATCGGTCAGTTATTGCAACTAACTCATTACAGTTACGCTTCACTACTTCAAACTTGTATCGCCGGCAAGGCGTTACGACCGGGGAAGCAGCTTCACGCGCGATTCTTCCAACTCGGTGTCGCTTACAATCAAGATTTGGCCACAAAGCTCGTCAATCTGTACAGCGTTTGCAACTCCCTGCGgaatgcacaccaagtgttcgacaGAATTCCCAAACAGAACTTGTTTCTCTGGAACGTCCTGATTCGTGGTTACGCCTGGAATGGGCCCCACCAGGCTGCCATCTCTCTGTTTCACCAGATGCTTCAGTATGGACTCAATCCTGATAACTTCACTTTCCCCTTTGTTCTTAAAGCATGCTCTGCACTCTCTGCTATTGGAGAGGGAAGGGGCATCCATGAGTGTGTGATTAGAACTGGCTGGGAGAGGGATTTCTTTGTAGGTGCTGCTCTCATTGATATGTATGCTAAGTGTGGTTGTCTGGTTGAAGCTCgccatgtgtttgataaaattgttGTAAGAGATGCTGTGTTGTGGAACTCCATGCTCGCGGCTTATGCGCTGAATGGACACCCTGATGAGTCACTTGCTCTGTGTAGGTACATGGTGGTGACCGGTGTAAGACCCACCGAGGCAACTCTTGTAACTGTGATTTCGTCCTCGGCTGACATTGCCTGTCTTCCTCATGGGAAGGAGATTCATGGTCTTGCTTGGAGACATGGATTTCAATCCAATGATAAGGTCAAGACTGCTCTGATAGATATGTATGCAAAATGTGGTTCTGTGAGAGTTGCTCGTGCCTTGTTCGAAATGCTTAGGGAGAAAAGAGTTGTGTCTTGGAATGCAATTATCACTGGTTATGCAATGCATGGTCTTGCCAAGGAAGCCTTGGAACTCTTTGAGGTAATGAGGAAAGAGGCTCGGCCGGATCTTATAACCTTTGTTGGTGTTCTAGCAGCTTGCAGCCGTGGGCGTCTGCTCGATGAAGGGCAAGTATTTTATGATATGATGGTGAGGGATTATGGTATCAATCCAACTGTTCAACACTACACATGCATGGTTGATCTTCTTGGTCACTGTGGCAAACTGGAGGAGGCTTATGATCTTATCCGACATATGAGTGTACGGCCGGATTCTGGGGTGTGGGGTGCTTtgctaaattcatgcaaaatccatGGGAATGTGGAGTTGGCAGAGCTAGCCTTGGAGAAGCTGATTGAGCTTGACCCTGACGATTCGGGCAATTATGTGATCTTGGCTAACATGTATGCTAAATCGGGTAATTGGGAAGGAGTTACAAGGTTGAGGCAGATAATGATAGATAAAGGGATAAAGAAAAACATGGCTTGTAGCTGGATTGAAGTGAAGAACAAAGTGTATGCATTTCTCTCCGGGGATGTGTCACATCCAGATTGTGATGCAATATATGCAGAACTGAAGAGGTTAGAAGGGCTAATGAGAGAAGCTGGGTATGTCCCGGACACAGGATCTGTGTTCCATGATGTTGAGGAAGATGAGAAGACAAACATGGTGTGCAGTCACAGTGAGAGACTGGCCATTGCATTTGGACTCATTAGTACTCCCTCAGGAACCAGGCTTCTGATAACAAAGAACCTACGAATATGTGAGGACTGCCATGTTGCCATTAAGTTCATATCAAAGATCACAGATAGGGAAATTACCGTGAGAGACGTTAATCGCTATCATCATTTTAAACAAGGAATTTGTTCATGTGGTGATTATTGGTGA